From the genome of Populus alba chromosome 10, ASM523922v2, whole genome shotgun sequence, one region includes:
- the LOC118060075 gene encoding ACT domain-containing protein ACR12 produces the protein MAFANSLLSSSSSPAQIHHGSKDFNSTPLIISPHERSAFTFSPIRNKFSELGIGVIGSSSKKNILYASVNDLNASASSTSLKSEQDADSVPMPVVLIDQDSDSDATIVQLSFGDRLGALIDTMNALKDLGLDVAKGTVLTDGPVKQTKFFITRLDTGRKVEDPDMLERIRLTIINNLLKYHPESSERLAMGEAFGIKAPEKKLDVDITTQVHVEEDGPKRSLLCIETADRPGLLVEIIKIIADVNIDVESAEIDTEGLVAKDKFHVSYRGAALTSSLSQVLVNCLRYYLRRPETDIDSY, from the exons ATGGCCTTCGCAAACAgtctcctctcttcttcttcttcacctgCTCAAATTCACCATGGATCTAAGGATTTCAATTCCACTCCTCTAATCATTTCTCCTCATGAGCGGTCCGCTTTCACTTTCTCTCCGATTCGTAACAAATTTTCCGAGCTTGGAATTGGAGTAATCGGTTCCTCGAGTAAAAA GAACATTTTATATGCTTCAGTCAATGATTTGAATGCATCGGCAAGTTCAACCTCTCTG AAATCCGAGCAGGATGCTGATTCAGTTCCCATGCCAGTAGTTCTGATAGATCAAGATTCAGATTCTGATGCAACAATTGTGCAACTCAGCTTTGGAGATCGTCTTGGAGCTCTTATTGATACG ATGAATGCCCTGAAAGATTTGGGATTGGATGTGGCAAAGGGAACTGTTCTCACTGATGGACCAGTCAAACAAACTAAGTTTTTCATTACACGATT GGACACTGGTCGCAAGGTTGAAGATCCTGATATGCTAGAGAGAATTCGACTTACCATCATCAACAATCTTTTGAAGTACCATCCA GAATCTAGTGAGCGACTTGCTATGGGCGAGGCTTTTGGAATAAAAGCTCCAGAGAAAAAG CTTGATGTTGATATTACAACTCAAGTGCATGTCGAAGAAGACGGACCTAAGAGGAG cttGCTCTGCATCGAGACAGCAGATCGACCTGGATTACTTGTagaaatcatcaaaatcattgCTGATGTCAATATTGATGTCGAATCTGCGGAGATCGATACAGAG GGACTAGTTGCCAAAGATAAATTTCATGTCAGCTACAGAGGGGCAGCATTGACCAGCTCCCTGTCTCAG GTCCTAGTGAACTGTTTGCGTTACTACCTTCGGAGGCCTGAAACAGATATTGATAGCTATTAG